A single Drosophila miranda strain MSH22 chromosome XR, D.miranda_PacBio2.1, whole genome shotgun sequence DNA region contains:
- the LOC108151834 gene encoding uncharacterized protein LOC108151834 isoform X2 has translation MPSRRAGGGTIKRKHSLGNLRRAHPASGATWNVQVVRGKMSSKCLWHACRALILGLTLMLLGAGMATLGYYADHLSMGSELRGNVTVRVKNDLKGFHLNNFAYVGPIVMGFGGFIVVASCVMTFEARDSAAKVVPARLRAGGGGGSSKNPTRSNQGSSASQRRGMGAQYQSTRWDQHFGVFRSSPGDPHQQPQAAILSATHPHHQQLQQQQQQQPFDREALTAELVKFSKSLSRQSTRFSPQLRRLTCTGSVPDLSTIHAAATAHAHAHDHANLLEYTSNTTTTTTNAATNPSNLLSLHHYHHLMTTTPLDTLLHTGPCCTKRHRRHHHRHSHHHHHDHNQRHHPKPSSSSASSSVRRVRQGRPWAGPGPSAAAASSSSSTRIISNSSSLIQRATRECSLLQPPAAGRVYWQASSFDGGSGHAHAAVAISSAEKRSERNKRSDTAKRHVLSRQRPIEQEEGRSPLGNRRNSTMSDSSYSGRWTARCASVASRTSSIESRRVQVDLHSPEVIPKSILRSPKRYSSGPSATPSVDKDFRQLSVCSEPPPPVRQLSGQSSMEPAVPEESLEQAEDRSYDEVLALEHHPSSLPPKKVRPDFLPLSRSEQEENPNQNQNQQKQNQQKTIAAVPLFRSNSSRQFYRPKAAVASELDDSVFHARSMERGLAKGTGSADDQMYDSLKVINERRSTLLKADSQSSLGSAERKLSSFSLKMPEITERENSIDVEEPPPPPQSPVPAADSAPKKDIELGKIDP, from the exons ATGCCATCCCGTCGCGCCGGCGGCGGCACAATCAAGCGGAAGCACTCCCTGGGGAACCTACGACGGGCGCATCCCGCCTCCGGAGCCACATGGAATGTGCAGGTGGTCAGAGGAAAAATGTCCTCAAAGTGCTTGTGGCATGCCTGTCGGGCTCTGATCCTGGGCCTGACGCTGATGCTCTTGGGCGCCGGAATggccaccctgggctactatGCGGATCACCTGTCGATGGGGTCGGAGCTGCGGGGCAATGTGACGGTGCGCGTGAAGAACGACCTGAAGGGCTTCCATCTGAACAACTTTGCGTATGTGGGGCCCATTGTGATGGGCTTTGGGGGCTTCATTGTGGTGGCCTCCTGTGTGATGACCTTCGAGGCACGCGACTCGGCTGCGAAGGTGGTGCCGGCACGACTACGtgccggaggaggaggaggcagcAGCAAGAATCCAACGCGGAGTAATCAGGGATCATCCGCTTCACAGCGACGGGGAATGG GTGCCCAATACCAATCCACGCGCTGGGATCAGCATTTCGGGGTGTTCCGCTCATCGCCGGGCGATCcccaccagcagccacagGCAGCCATACTCTCTGCCACGCATCCGCATcaccagcagctgcagcaacagcagcagcagcagcccttCGATAGGGAGGCACTGACCGCGGAGTTGGTGAAATTCTCCAAGTCCCTCAG TCGCCAATCCACACGCTTTTCGCCGCAGTTGCGCCGCCTCACATGCACTGGATCAGTGCCCGATCTGTCCACCATCCATGCCGCTGCCACCGCTCATGCTCATGCTCATGATCATGCCAATCTCCTTGAATACACctccaacaccaccaccaccaccaccaacgCCGCCACTAATCCCTCCAATTTGCTCTCACTGCACCACTACCACCACCTGATGACGACGACGCCGCTGGACACGCTGCTGCACACGGGTCCGTGCTGCACGAAACGCCATCGGCGCCACCACCACCGGCACTCGCATCACCATCACCACGACCACAACCAACGACACCACCCGAAaccctcgtcgtcgtcggcaaGCAGCAGCGTGAGGAGAGTGCGCCAGGGGCGTCCCTGGGCAGGCCCAGGCCCGTCTGCCGCCGCcgcttcctcctcctcttcgaCTCGCATCATTAGCAACTCCTCGAGCCTTATCCAGCGGGCCACACGAGAGTGCTCCTTGCTGCAGCCCCCGGCAGCGGGTCGGGTGTACTGGCAGGCCTCCTCTTTTGATGGCGGCAGTGGCCATGCCCATGCGGCTGTCGCCATCTCCAGCGCCGAAAAGCGCAGCGAGCGGAACAAACGCTCGGACACGGCCAAGCGGCATGTCCTATCCCGCCAGCGTCCCATCGAGCAGGAGGAGGGACGTAGTCCTCTTGGGAACAGGCG CAATTCCACCATGTCGGATTCCTCGTACAGTGGCCGCTGGACGGCTCGCTGTGCGTCGGTGGCTAGTCGCACTTCCAGCATTGAGTCGAGGCGCGTTCAGGTCGATCTGCACAGCCCGGAGGTGATTCCCAAGTCAATACTGCGCTCACCAAAGCGCTACAGCTCCGGACCCTCGGCCACGCCATCGGTGGATAAGGATTTTCG CCAATTGTCTGTGTGCTCGGAGCCACCGCCTCCTGTCCGTCAGCTGTCGGGGCAGTCGAGCATGGAGCCCGCcgtgccggaggagagccttgAACAGGCCGAGGATAGGTCCTACGATGAGGTGCTGGCACTGGAGCATCACCCGAGCAGCCTGCCTCCGAAGAAGGTGCGCCCGGActttctgcctctctctcgcAGCGAGCAAGAGGAGAATccgaatcagaatcagaatcaacaGAAGCAGAATCAACAGAAGACGATAGCTGCTGTCCCACTGTTTCGCAGCAACAGCTCTCGGCAGTTCTACAGGCCCAAGGCGGCGGTGGCTAGCGAGTTGGATGACTCTGTGTTCCATGCCCGCTCCATGGAACGGGGATTGGCCAAGGGCACTGGCAGTGCCGATGATCAGATGTACGATTCCCTCAAAGTGATCAACGAACGGCGCTCCACGCTGCTGAAGGCGGACTCACAGAGTTCGCTGGGATCGGCAGAGCGGAAACTAAGCAGTTTCTCGTTGAAGATGCCCGAGATAACAGAGCGGGAGAACTCCATAGATGTGGAAgagccaccaccaccaccacagtCACCTGTCCCTGCCGCTGACTCTGCCCCTAAAAAGGATATAGAGCTTGGCAAAATTGATCCCTAG
- the LOC108151834 gene encoding uncharacterized protein LOC108151834 isoform X1 has product MPSRRAGGGTIKRKHSLGNLRRAHPASGATWNVQVVRGKMSSKCLWHACRALILGLTLMLLGAGMATLGYYADHLSMGSELRGNVTVRVKNDLKGFHLNNFAYVGPIVMGFGGFIVVASCVMTFEARDSAAKVVPARLRAGGGGGSSKNPTRSNQGSSASQRRGMGAQYQSTRWDQHFGVFRSSPGDPHQQPQAAILSATHPHHQQLQQQQQQQPFDREALTAELVKFSKSLSRQSTRFSPQLRRLTCTGSVPDLSTIHAAATAHAHAHDHANLLEYTSNTTTTTTNAATNPSNLLSLHHYHHLMTTTPLDTLLHTGPCCTKRHRRHHHRHSHHHHHDHNQRHHPKPSSSSASSSVRRVRQGRPWAGPGPSAAAASSSSSTRIISNSSSLIQRATRECSLLQPPAAGRVYWQASSFDGGSGHAHAAVAISSAEKRSERNKRSDTAKRHVLSRQRPIEQEEGRSPLGNRRNSTMSDSSYSGRWTARCASVASRTSSIESRRVQVDLHSPEVIPKSILRSPKRYSSGPSATPSVDKDFRSQLSVCSEPPPPVRQLSGQSSMEPAVPEESLEQAEDRSYDEVLALEHHPSSLPPKKVRPDFLPLSRSEQEENPNQNQNQQKQNQQKTIAAVPLFRSNSSRQFYRPKAAVASELDDSVFHARSMERGLAKGTGSADDQMYDSLKVINERRSTLLKADSQSSLGSAERKLSSFSLKMPEITERENSIDVEEPPPPPQSPVPAADSAPKKDIELGKIDP; this is encoded by the exons ATGCCATCCCGTCGCGCCGGCGGCGGCACAATCAAGCGGAAGCACTCCCTGGGGAACCTACGACGGGCGCATCCCGCCTCCGGAGCCACATGGAATGTGCAGGTGGTCAGAGGAAAAATGTCCTCAAAGTGCTTGTGGCATGCCTGTCGGGCTCTGATCCTGGGCCTGACGCTGATGCTCTTGGGCGCCGGAATggccaccctgggctactatGCGGATCACCTGTCGATGGGGTCGGAGCTGCGGGGCAATGTGACGGTGCGCGTGAAGAACGACCTGAAGGGCTTCCATCTGAACAACTTTGCGTATGTGGGGCCCATTGTGATGGGCTTTGGGGGCTTCATTGTGGTGGCCTCCTGTGTGATGACCTTCGAGGCACGCGACTCGGCTGCGAAGGTGGTGCCGGCACGACTACGtgccggaggaggaggaggcagcAGCAAGAATCCAACGCGGAGTAATCAGGGATCATCCGCTTCACAGCGACGGGGAATGG GTGCCCAATACCAATCCACGCGCTGGGATCAGCATTTCGGGGTGTTCCGCTCATCGCCGGGCGATCcccaccagcagccacagGCAGCCATACTCTCTGCCACGCATCCGCATcaccagcagctgcagcaacagcagcagcagcagcccttCGATAGGGAGGCACTGACCGCGGAGTTGGTGAAATTCTCCAAGTCCCTCAG TCGCCAATCCACACGCTTTTCGCCGCAGTTGCGCCGCCTCACATGCACTGGATCAGTGCCCGATCTGTCCACCATCCATGCCGCTGCCACCGCTCATGCTCATGCTCATGATCATGCCAATCTCCTTGAATACACctccaacaccaccaccaccaccaccaacgCCGCCACTAATCCCTCCAATTTGCTCTCACTGCACCACTACCACCACCTGATGACGACGACGCCGCTGGACACGCTGCTGCACACGGGTCCGTGCTGCACGAAACGCCATCGGCGCCACCACCACCGGCACTCGCATCACCATCACCACGACCACAACCAACGACACCACCCGAAaccctcgtcgtcgtcggcaaGCAGCAGCGTGAGGAGAGTGCGCCAGGGGCGTCCCTGGGCAGGCCCAGGCCCGTCTGCCGCCGCcgcttcctcctcctcttcgaCTCGCATCATTAGCAACTCCTCGAGCCTTATCCAGCGGGCCACACGAGAGTGCTCCTTGCTGCAGCCCCCGGCAGCGGGTCGGGTGTACTGGCAGGCCTCCTCTTTTGATGGCGGCAGTGGCCATGCCCATGCGGCTGTCGCCATCTCCAGCGCCGAAAAGCGCAGCGAGCGGAACAAACGCTCGGACACGGCCAAGCGGCATGTCCTATCCCGCCAGCGTCCCATCGAGCAGGAGGAGGGACGTAGTCCTCTTGGGAACAGGCG CAATTCCACCATGTCGGATTCCTCGTACAGTGGCCGCTGGACGGCTCGCTGTGCGTCGGTGGCTAGTCGCACTTCCAGCATTGAGTCGAGGCGCGTTCAGGTCGATCTGCACAGCCCGGAGGTGATTCCCAAGTCAATACTGCGCTCACCAAAGCGCTACAGCTCCGGACCCTCGGCCACGCCATCGGTGGATAAGGATTTTCG AAGCCAATTGTCTGTGTGCTCGGAGCCACCGCCTCCTGTCCGTCAGCTGTCGGGGCAGTCGAGCATGGAGCCCGCcgtgccggaggagagccttgAACAGGCCGAGGATAGGTCCTACGATGAGGTGCTGGCACTGGAGCATCACCCGAGCAGCCTGCCTCCGAAGAAGGTGCGCCCGGActttctgcctctctctcgcAGCGAGCAAGAGGAGAATccgaatcagaatcagaatcaacaGAAGCAGAATCAACAGAAGACGATAGCTGCTGTCCCACTGTTTCGCAGCAACAGCTCTCGGCAGTTCTACAGGCCCAAGGCGGCGGTGGCTAGCGAGTTGGATGACTCTGTGTTCCATGCCCGCTCCATGGAACGGGGATTGGCCAAGGGCACTGGCAGTGCCGATGATCAGATGTACGATTCCCTCAAAGTGATCAACGAACGGCGCTCCACGCTGCTGAAGGCGGACTCACAGAGTTCGCTGGGATCGGCAGAGCGGAAACTAAGCAGTTTCTCGTTGAAGATGCCCGAGATAACAGAGCGGGAGAACTCCATAGATGTGGAAgagccaccaccaccaccacagtCACCTGTCCCTGCCGCTGACTCTGCCCCTAAAAAGGATATAGAGCTTGGCAAAATTGATCCCTAG
- the LOC108151834 gene encoding uncharacterized protein LOC108151834 isoform X3, producing the protein MPSRRAGGGTIKRKHSLGNLRRAHPASGATWNVQVVRGKMSSKCLWHACRALILGLTLMLLGAGMATLGYYADHLSMGSELRGNVTVRVKNDLKGFHLNNFAYVGPIVMGFGGFIVVASCVMTFEARDSAAKVVPARLRAGGGGGSSKNPTRSNQGSSASQRRGMGAQYQSTRWDQHFGVFRSSPGDPHQQPQAAILSATHPHHQQLQQQQQQQPFDREALTAELVKFSKSLSSVRRVRQGRPWAGPGPSAAAASSSSSTRIISNSSSLIQRATRECSLLQPPAAGRVYWQASSFDGGSGHAHAAVAISSAEKRSERNKRSDTAKRHVLSRQRPIEQEEGRSPLGNRRNSTMSDSSYSGRWTARCASVASRTSSIESRRVQVDLHSPEVIPKSILRSPKRYSSGPSATPSVDKDFRSQLSVCSEPPPPVRQLSGQSSMEPAVPEESLEQAEDRSYDEVLALEHHPSSLPPKKVRPDFLPLSRSEQEENPNQNQNQQKQNQQKTIAAVPLFRSNSSRQFYRPKAAVASELDDSVFHARSMERGLAKGTGSADDQMYDSLKVINERRSTLLKADSQSSLGSAERKLSSFSLKMPEITERENSIDVEEPPPPPQSPVPAADSAPKKDIELGKIDP; encoded by the exons ATGCCATCCCGTCGCGCCGGCGGCGGCACAATCAAGCGGAAGCACTCCCTGGGGAACCTACGACGGGCGCATCCCGCCTCCGGAGCCACATGGAATGTGCAGGTGGTCAGAGGAAAAATGTCCTCAAAGTGCTTGTGGCATGCCTGTCGGGCTCTGATCCTGGGCCTGACGCTGATGCTCTTGGGCGCCGGAATggccaccctgggctactatGCGGATCACCTGTCGATGGGGTCGGAGCTGCGGGGCAATGTGACGGTGCGCGTGAAGAACGACCTGAAGGGCTTCCATCTGAACAACTTTGCGTATGTGGGGCCCATTGTGATGGGCTTTGGGGGCTTCATTGTGGTGGCCTCCTGTGTGATGACCTTCGAGGCACGCGACTCGGCTGCGAAGGTGGTGCCGGCACGACTACGtgccggaggaggaggaggcagcAGCAAGAATCCAACGCGGAGTAATCAGGGATCATCCGCTTCACAGCGACGGGGAATGG GTGCCCAATACCAATCCACGCGCTGGGATCAGCATTTCGGGGTGTTCCGCTCATCGCCGGGCGATCcccaccagcagccacagGCAGCCATACTCTCTGCCACGCATCCGCATcaccagcagctgcagcaacagcagcagcagcagcccttCGATAGGGAGGCACTGACCGCGGAGTTGGTGAAATTCTCCAAGTCCCTCAG CAGCGTGAGGAGAGTGCGCCAGGGGCGTCCCTGGGCAGGCCCAGGCCCGTCTGCCGCCGCcgcttcctcctcctcttcgaCTCGCATCATTAGCAACTCCTCGAGCCTTATCCAGCGGGCCACACGAGAGTGCTCCTTGCTGCAGCCCCCGGCAGCGGGTCGGGTGTACTGGCAGGCCTCCTCTTTTGATGGCGGCAGTGGCCATGCCCATGCGGCTGTCGCCATCTCCAGCGCCGAAAAGCGCAGCGAGCGGAACAAACGCTCGGACACGGCCAAGCGGCATGTCCTATCCCGCCAGCGTCCCATCGAGCAGGAGGAGGGACGTAGTCCTCTTGGGAACAGGCG CAATTCCACCATGTCGGATTCCTCGTACAGTGGCCGCTGGACGGCTCGCTGTGCGTCGGTGGCTAGTCGCACTTCCAGCATTGAGTCGAGGCGCGTTCAGGTCGATCTGCACAGCCCGGAGGTGATTCCCAAGTCAATACTGCGCTCACCAAAGCGCTACAGCTCCGGACCCTCGGCCACGCCATCGGTGGATAAGGATTTTCG AAGCCAATTGTCTGTGTGCTCGGAGCCACCGCCTCCTGTCCGTCAGCTGTCGGGGCAGTCGAGCATGGAGCCCGCcgtgccggaggagagccttgAACAGGCCGAGGATAGGTCCTACGATGAGGTGCTGGCACTGGAGCATCACCCGAGCAGCCTGCCTCCGAAGAAGGTGCGCCCGGActttctgcctctctctcgcAGCGAGCAAGAGGAGAATccgaatcagaatcagaatcaacaGAAGCAGAATCAACAGAAGACGATAGCTGCTGTCCCACTGTTTCGCAGCAACAGCTCTCGGCAGTTCTACAGGCCCAAGGCGGCGGTGGCTAGCGAGTTGGATGACTCTGTGTTCCATGCCCGCTCCATGGAACGGGGATTGGCCAAGGGCACTGGCAGTGCCGATGATCAGATGTACGATTCCCTCAAAGTGATCAACGAACGGCGCTCCACGCTGCTGAAGGCGGACTCACAGAGTTCGCTGGGATCGGCAGAGCGGAAACTAAGCAGTTTCTCGTTGAAGATGCCCGAGATAACAGAGCGGGAGAACTCCATAGATGTGGAAgagccaccaccaccaccacagtCACCTGTCCCTGCCGCTGACTCTGCCCCTAAAAAGGATATAGAGCTTGGCAAAATTGATCCCTAG